One Romboutsia sp. 13368 genomic window carries:
- the pheS gene encoding phenylalanine--tRNA ligase subunit alpha, whose translation MQEKLLNLQEAALNEIKDTSSIEAVESLRVKYLGKKGEITAILKEMGKLSAEERPVIGQVANKVRESIEGSISSKKEELKSIEKQRKLAEEVIDVTMPAKAVKVGKKHPISQIIDEVSEIFMGMGFSIGEGPEVETVENNFDALNAPIDHPSRDMSDTFYINSELLLRTQTSPVQVRTMKGQELPIKIIAPGRCFRFDAPDATHSPMFHQIEGLVVGKDVTMAQLKGTLDMFVKKLFGENTKTKFRPHNFPFTEPSAEVDVTCFKCQGAGCPMCKQEGWIEILGAGMVHPNVLRNCGIDPEVYSGFAFGMGVDRITMLKYEIDDIRLLFENDMRFLDQF comes from the coding sequence GTGCAAGAAAAATTACTTAATTTACAAGAAGCTGCTTTAAATGAAATTAAAGATACTTCTAGTATAGAAGCTGTAGAAAGTCTAAGAGTTAAGTACTTAGGTAAAAAAGGTGAAATAACTGCTATCCTTAAAGAAATGGGTAAGTTATCTGCAGAAGAAAGACCAGTTATAGGACAAGTTGCTAACAAAGTAAGAGAATCTATAGAAGGAAGTATATCTTCAAAGAAAGAAGAATTAAAATCTATAGAAAAACAAAGAAAATTAGCTGAAGAGGTTATAGATGTTACTATGCCAGCAAAAGCTGTAAAAGTAGGAAAGAAACATCCTATATCTCAAATAATAGATGAAGTAAGTGAAATATTTATGGGAATGGGATTCTCTATAGGTGAAGGTCCAGAAGTTGAAACAGTAGAGAATAACTTTGATGCATTAAATGCACCAATAGACCATCCATCTAGAGATATGAGTGATACATTCTACATAAATAGTGAATTATTACTTAGAACTCAAACATCTCCAGTTCAGGTTAGAACTATGAAAGGTCAAGAATTACCTATAAAAATAATAGCTCCAGGAAGATGTTTCAGATTTGATGCTCCAGATGCTACACATTCACCAATGTTCCATCAAATAGAAGGACTTGTAGTTGGTAAAGATGTAACWATGGCTCAATTAAAAGGAACATTAGATATGTTCGTTAAGAAGTTATTCGGAGAAAATACAAAAACTAAATTTAGACCACACAACTTCCCATTCACAGAACCAAGTGCAGAAGTAGACGTTACTTGTTTTAAGTGTCAAGGTGCTGGATGTCCTATGTGTAAACAAGAAGGATGGATAGAAATATTAGGTGCAGGTATGGTTCATCCAAATGTACTTAGAAACTGTGGAATAGATCCAGAAGTTTATAGTGGATTTGCTTTCGGTATGGGTGTAGATAGAATAACTATGCTTAAATATGAAATAGATGATATAAGATTATTATTCGAAAATGATATGAGATTTTTAGATCAATTTTAA
- a CDS encoding TrmH family RNA methyltransferase, whose protein sequence is MSMMITAKDNDKVKYTKSLLKSKNRSKESKFIIEGYRILTLAIECKAKLDYVFINEDFEKKQEHKDFLDILKSKDIRVYKTTNKIFEDLTDTENTQGIIGVVKFKQRSLEENLTDDNRFVLILDRIQDPGNMGTIIRTADAAGVDAIIALKGCVDIYNPKVIRSTMGSIFDMNVIHATQEEAIRILKLKNFDIVSSYLDTNNYYNTVEYNYKTALVIGNEANGINDELVSKSDVLVKIPIYGKAESLNAAISSAILMYEIKKYLV, encoded by the coding sequence ATGTCTATGATGATAACAGCTAAGGATAATGACAAAGTAAAATATACTAAATCATTATTAAAATCAAAAAATAGAAGCAAAGAATCAAAATTTATAATAGAAGGATATAGAATATTAACTCTTGCTATAGAATGCAAAGCAAAGTTAGATTATGTATTTATAAATGAAGATTTTGAAAAAAAACAAGAACATAAAGATTTCTTAGATATATTAAAGAGTAAAGATATAAGAGTATATAAAACTACAAATAAAATATTTGAAGATTTAACAGATACTGAAAATACTCAAGGTATAATAGGTGTTGTTAAATTTAAACAAAGAAGTTTAGAAGAAAACTTAACTGATGATAATAGATTTGTATTAATATTAGATAGAATACAAGATCCAGGTAATATGGGAACAATAATAAGAACTGCAGATGCAGCTGGAGTAGATGCAATAATAGCATTAAAAGGATGTGTTGATATATACAATCCAAAGGTAATAAGATCAACTATGGGTTCTATATTTGATATGAATGTAATTCATGCTACTCAAGAAGAAGCAATAAGAATTCTTAAATTAAAGAACTTTGATATAGTATCAAGTTACTTAGATACAAATAATTATTATAATACAGTAGAGTACAACTATAAAACTGCATTAGTAATAGGTAATGAAGCTAATGGAATAAATGATGAATTAGTATCAAAATCAGATGTACTGGTTAAAATACCTATATACGGAAAGGCAGAGTCTTTAAATGCAGCAATAAGCTCTGCAATATTAATGTATGAAATTAAAAAATACTTAGTTTAG
- a CDS encoding potassium channel family protein: protein MKQYIVIGCGRFGSSVATTMHLLGHQVMAIDKSEEIVQNIVDKVTHAAIVDVTDELALRSIGLGNFDVAIIAIGSDIRASIMATLIAKEMGVSQIVCKAKDELQAKVLYKIGADRVVFPERDMGVRVAHNLVSDNILDHIELDPEYSIVETVTPKSWVGKTLIELDLRAKYEISILAIKNGKSINVTPHPTEQLKEGSILVLIGQSSNISSITSENKDIIRRK, encoded by the coding sequence ATGAAACAATATATAGTTATAGGATGTGGAAGATTTGGATCTTCAGTAGCTACAACTATGCATCTATTAGGTCATCAAGTAATGGCTATAGATAAGAGTGAAGAAATAGTTCAAAATATAGTTGACAAAGTTACACATGCAGCTATAGTAGATGTTACAGATGAGCTAGCTTTAAGATCAATTGGATTAGGAAATTTTGATGTAGCAATAATAGCAATAGGCTCAGATATAAGGGCATCTATAATGGCTACACTTATAGCTAAAGAAATGGGTGTATCTCAAATTGTTTGTAAAGCAAAGGATGAATTACAAGCAAAAGTTCTTTATAAAATAGGAGCTGATAGAGTGGTATTCCCTGAAAGAGATATGGGTGTTAGAGTTGCTCATAACCTAGTTTCAGATAATATACTTGACCATATTGAGTTAGACCCAGAATATTCTATAGTAGAAACAGTTACACCAAAGAGTTGGGTAGGAAAAACACTTATAGAATTAGATTTAAGAGCAAAATATGAAATTAGTATACTTGCGATAAAGAATGGAAAGAGTATAAATGTAACTCCGCATCCTACTGAGCAACTTAAAGAAGGAAGTATATTAGTTTTAATAGGACAAAGTAGTAATATAAGTAGTATTACTTCAGAAAATAAAGATATAATTAGGAGAAAATAG
- a CDS encoding TrkH family potassium uptake protein: MKKIIRKISDVINKMKPTQIMVIGYAIIILVGAILLSMPISTQNGESIGFLDSLFTSTSAVCVTGLVAVDTATYWSFFGQLIIITLIQIGGLGFMTVTTLFALIIKKRINLRERLLIQESLNQIDLSGLVKLTRYILLTTFLIEGTGALLLSTVFIPQFGILKGIWYSIFHAISAFCNAGFDLMGVVSGPFSSLTSYVNNFTISITISLLIILGGIGYPVILDVIKNKKLSKLNLHSKIVIFSTVTLILFGMVFIFALEFNNPETLGNLSFGGKILASFFQSVTLRTAGFNTIDLGLMRECSIFLMMILMFIGASPASTGGGIKTTTIATLVLTVKSFIFQKQDIEVYQRRISETTVKKSFGIFFIGITLFLIGTLIISITDPDFSILEVGFEVVSAIATVGLSIGGSPNLSVLGKIFIIMFMFIGRVGSLTIFMALTSKGIKKNPPIRYPEGKIIVG, from the coding sequence GTGAAAAAAATTATTAGGAAAATTTCTGATGTTATAAATAAAATGAAACCTACTCAAATAATGGTAATAGGATATGCTATTATAATATTAGTAGGAGCAATTTTATTGAGTATGCCAATATCTACTCAAAATGGAGAAAGTATAGGTTTTTTAGATTCATTATTTACATCAACTTCAGCAGTTTGTGTCACAGGTTTAGTTGCAGTAGACACGGCTACGTATTGGAGCTTTTTTGGACAACTAATAATTATAACCTTAATACAAATTGGTGGATTAGGTTTTATGACTGTGACAACATTGTTTGCTTTAATAATCAAGAAAAGAATAAATTTAAGAGAAAGGCTTTTAATACAAGAATCTTTAAATCAAATAGACTTATCTGGATTAGTTAAATTAACAAGGTACATATTACTTACAACTTTTTTAATAGAGGGAACAGGAGCATTATTATTATCAACTGTGTTTATACCACAGTTTGGAATCTTAAAAGGTATTTGGTATAGTATATTTCATGCTATATCAGCATTTTGTAATGCAGGATTTGACTTAATGGGAGTTGTTAGTGGTCCGTTTTCATCACTTACATCTTATGTAAATAATTTCACTATATCGATTACAATATCATTGTTAATTATATTAGGTGGAATAGGATATCCTGTTATCTTAGATGTTATAAAAAATAAAAAGCTATCTAAATTAAACTTACATTCAAAGATAGTAATTTTTAGTACTGTTACTTTAATATTATTTGGAATGGTATTTATATTTGCACTAGAGTTTAATAATCCAGAAACTTTAGGAAATTTAAGTTTTGGAGGCAAAATATTAGCATCGTTCTTCCAATCAGTTACACTTAGAACAGCTGGATTTAATACAATAGATTTAGGGCTTATGAGAGAGTGTAGTATATTTTTAATGATGATATTAATGTTTATAGGAGCATCTCCAGCATCTACAGGTGGAGGAATAAAGACAACTACAATAGCTACATTAGTGTTAACAGTTAAATCATTTATATTTCAAAAACAAGATATAGAGGTTTATCAAAGAAGGATAAGCGAAACTACTGTTAAAAAATCTTTTGGAATATTTTTTATAGGTATAACTCTATTTTTAATAGGAACTCTTATTATATCTATAACAGATCCAGATTTTAGTATACTTGAAGTTGGATTTGAAGTAGTATCTGCTATTGCCACTGTTGGGCTTAGTATAGGTGGAAGTCCAAATTTAAGTGTTTTAGGAAAAATATTTATAATAATGTTTATGTTTATTGGTAGAGTTGGATCTTTAACTATATTTATGGCATTAACATCAAAAGGAATAAAGAAAAATCCTCCTATTAGATACCCAGAAGGTAAAATAATAGTTGGATAA
- the rplT gene encoding 50S ribosomal protein L20, protein MARVKKAMNARKKHKKVLKLAKGFIGSRSKLYRPANTFVMKALKNAYIGRKLKKRDFRKLWIQRINAGTRAHGLSYSRFMNGLKLAGVEVNRKMLAEMAIQDAEGFAKLVELAKSKLA, encoded by the coding sequence ATGGCAAGAGTTAAAAAAGCTATGAACGCTCGTAAGAAGCATAAGAAAGTATTAAAACTTGCAAAAGGATTTATAGGATCAAGAAGCAAATTATATAGACCAGCAAATACATTTGTAATGAAGGCGTTAAAGAACGCTTATATAGGAAGAAAGTTAAAGAAGAGAGACTTCAGAAAACTTTGGATACAAAGAATAAACGCTGGAACAAGAGCTCATGGATTATCTTACTCAAGATTCATGAACGGATTAAAATTAGCTGGTGTTGAAGTTAACAGAAAAATGTTAGCTGAAATGGCTATACAAGATGCAGAAGGATTTGCTAAATTAGTAGAACTTGCAAAATCTAAATTAGCTTAA
- the rpmI gene encoding 50S ribosomal protein L35: MPKMKTHRGAAKRFKKTGTGKLKRAKAFRRHILTKKDAKTKMQLRKSGIVTAGDARRIAQLLPY; the protein is encoded by the coding sequence ATGCCTAAAATGAAAACTCATAGAGGTGCTGCTAAAAGATTCAAAAAGACTGGAACTGGAAAATTAAAGAGAGCTAAAGCTTTCAGAAGACACATATTAACTAAGAAAGATGCTAAAACTAAAATGCAATTAAGAAAGTCTGGAATAGTTACAGCAGGAGATGCTAGAAGAATAGCACAATTATTACCATACTAA
- the infC gene encoding translation initiation factor IF-3: MWRCPTISKELAINEEIRDKEIRVISDNGEQLGLMSSKEAQTIANSKNLDLVMISPNANPPVCKIMDYGKYKYEQSRKEKESKKKQKVVNIKEVRLRPGIEANDLNTKANQAIKFLKKGDKVKVELRFRGRELGHKDIGKEVMLKFIDIVKEFGEPTKAPAFEGNNMVVMIDPKK, from the coding sequence ATTTGGAGGTGTCCTACCATTAGTAAGGAACTAGCAATCAATGAAGAAATAAGAGATAAAGAAATAAGAGTTATCTCAGATAATGGAGAGCAACTTGGACTAATGTCTTCTAAAGAAGCTCAAACAATAGCTAATAGCAAAAATCTAGATTTAGTAATGATATCACCTAATGCTAATCCGCCAGTATGTAAAATAATGGACTACGGTAAGTACAAGTATGAACAATCTAGAAAAGAAAAAGAATCTAAGAAAAAGCAAAAAGTAGTAAACATAAAAGAAGTTAGATTAAGACCAGGTATAGAAGCTAATGACTTAAATACTAAAGCTAACCAAGCTATAAAGTTCCTTAAAAAAGGAGACAAAGTAAAGGTTGAACTTAGATTTAGAGGAAGAGAATTAGGACATAAAGACATTGGTAAAGAAGTAATGCTTAAGTTTATAGATATAGTAAAAGAGTTTGGTGAACCAACTAAAGCCCCAGCATTTGAGGGGAATAACATGGTTGTAATGATAGATCCAAAGAAATAA